Genomic segment of Candidatus Flexicrinis affinis:
AAGTCGTCTGGCCGCGCGGCGAGCAGTTCCGGCATTCCCCGCACGCAGAGGTCGGCCGCGCCGGTCACCCACGGGTGATCCAACCCGACGTGATTCGGAACGTAGTCGAGGATGATCTTCATGCCGTGGCGCAGCGCCGCTTCGCGGAAGGCGGCCAGCCCGGCACGGCCACCCGCCTCCGGGGCGACCTCGTACTTGCCGATCGAATACGCCGATCCGATCACGTCGTCCGGCGAAATGTCCGGCAGCGCGAATCTGTACTCGTCCTGATAGCGCAGCGCGCCTTTCCGCGCCATGCTGCTGCGAACCCAAATGCCCATCAGCCAAATGTGCGTCACACCGAGAGCAGCCAAACCGGCGATTACGCCGTCCGGCACCGAATCGAGCGTGACGTTGCGCGCAGCGTGACGGCTCAAGCTGTTCAGCCATACGCGCGTGTTGATTTCGTAGATCAGGGTTTTCGACATTGAATTACGATACCATGGGGTCACAATGCAGCGGATTGTAGCCGTGAGAGCCATCGCGGGCAAAGGGCGAACGGTGGCGCGCATCGTTCAGCATGGACTTATCTGTAAGGGTTTAACCCCTTGCAACTTTTAATTCAATCCCTGTATATTTAGGGAAAGTGTTCGGCGAGTCAGAACGAAATTCACGCGCATGTCGCTGACGTCAGCAATGCAAGACTATCTGGCAGAGGCTTACCGTCTCGCCAATTATCAAGGCGAACAGCAGCCGGTGACGACCTCGGCGCTGGCCGAGGTGTTGGGCGTAAGCGCACCTGCTGTCACCCGCATGGTACAGCGCCTTAAGGAGGCTGGCTACCTCGACCACGAGCCGTACCGGGGTGTGGCGCTGACCTCTGACGGCGAGCGCGAGGCACTCAAGTCGATCCGCCGGCACCGCCTCGTGGAACGATTCCTGACCGATATCATGGCGTTCGGTTGGCACGAAGTACACGATGCCGCCGACTCGCTCGGCGCAGTCGTGAGTGAAACGGTAGTCGAGCGCATGGCAGAGCTGGCCGGCCACCCGGTGCGCTGCCCGCATGGCGAGCCGATCCCTACCGCCGATGGCGTCATGCCGATCGTGCGCGACTTCCCACTGACCGAGGCTGCGCCGGACGTGCCGCTCAAGGTCAGTCGCGTCAACTCGCACGATGAAGACAAGCTGCGCTATCTCGACACGTTGGGCCTCAGGACCGGCGCCGACTTCAAGCTGGTCGAACGCGCACCCTTCAACGGGCCGCTCAAGCTGCTGATCCACGGCGACACGCATTTCATCGGCCATGAGCTCGCCCGTGTGCTGCGCGTGTGCCTCCCCGAGGACTTCGATCTCGCGTGACCTCCCGCACGGCGAACGTCATCGCACTGGCGGCTGTAATCGTCCTCGCGCTGGCCGCCCGCCTCATCGACATCCAAAACGTCGAGTTCTTCCACGACGAAGCCATGGTCGCCATGATGGCGCAAGAGATGGCAGACGGACTGGCGTTCCCGCTGCAAGGTATTCTGTCGTCGGTCGGAATCCCCAATCCGCCGACGAGCATTTACGTGATGGCAGTTCCGTACGCCTTCACCAACGATCCGGTCGCCGTGACCGCGTTCATTGCCGTGCTCAATGCCGTGGGTGTCGGGGTCCTGTGGGCTATCGTGCGGCGGTGGGTCGGATACGTGCCTGCGCTCGCCGCCGGAGTCTGGCTGGCACTCACCCCGTGGGCGGTGCTGTACAGTCGTAAGATCTGGGCGCAGGACTACATGCTGCCTTTCCTGCTCGTGGCACTAGCCGCAGCCTTGTGGGGATGGCGAGGCAAGCGGCGCTGGGGCCAGATCGCCATGCTGCCGGTGATGCTGTTCGGCATGCAGATTCACTTTGCGGGCTGGGCGCTTGTGCCGCTGTTCGCGTGGATCGTGTGGCGGGACCGCAAGCAAACGCGCCTCATTCCGGTTGCGATCAGCATCGTGCTTGGTATCGCCGTGATGCTGCCGTACGCCATCGGCCTCACGCAGACTTTGCGCGACGACCCGACTCGAATCGCGGACGTGGCTTCGCGCAGCGGCGGCGACCGTGACGGTGCGGTCGAGAGCCTCGCATACATCGCCCGCCTGACCACCGGCACCGCGATCGAGTCGTGGGTCGCACCGACGGTCGATCCGGCGCCTTTTGAGCGTCCTGCCATCGAAACAACGGTCGTCGTTGCGATCACTGCCGCACTGTTGATCGTCGGAGGCGTGGCCGTCCTCACCCGCCACCGTGATTGGGCTGTTCCTCTGCTGCTGTGGGTCGCGCTGCCGATCGTCGTGTTCGAGGTCGGGCTGGCCGATGTGTGGCCACACTACTACGTGCCGCAGCTTCCGGCCTTTGCGCTGCTAATCGGCCTCGGCGTTGACGCCCTACGGCGCACGATCGCCGCCCATTTGACTACGCGAACTGGATCAGTGGCCGCCTTCGGCGGGCTGGCGGCGTCGCTGGGATTCGCATGGGTCGGATATCAGTCCGTCATGCAGTACGCATATGCACACTACATCCCCATCGGCGAAGGCACGTCCGGCTACACAACGCCAAGCCGAATACTGAACGAGGTCGTCGACGCCATACCCGACGATATCGACGATGTGATCGTCGCGTCGGATGGTGACCGCGTGTGGTTCGACGTCGATGCCGCCCGCTGGCCGGTGCTCCTGCGTGACAAGGCTGAATGCGTTCGCGCCCGTCCTGTGGGCGCTCGGATGTGGCTGTATCCTGCGGGTCCATCGGCGCTGATCGTCGCGCCGACCGCCCCAATCGAATTTAGGAACGCGGTTGGCCCGGCGCTGGACTCGCCTGTCATAGCCGGCCGGATCGGTGAAGGCGATTTTCAGGTGCGCGCGGGCGATGCAGCGGTCCAGCCTCCCCTGCCCGGCCAATTGGAGTCGCCAATCGCGGTCTTTTCCAACGGCGCCGCGCTTGTGGCATTTCTCGTTCAAGACGGGCATGGCTCGGTCGGCTTCAGCGTGCCGAACAGCCCGGATCGCACTTTCTACGGCGGGCTGCAGCACGACTATCAGGTGTTCTTCCACGCGCTTGACGCCGCTGGGAATCGGATCGCGCAGCGTGACGCGTCGTTCTACCCGGGCCAGTTCTGGTGCACCGGTGACAGGATCTTGATGAACGTGGATCTCGATCTGACGGATGCGGCTACGCTGCGCGTCGGCTTCTACCGCATCCTCGACGCGGAGACTAGCGAAATCGAAGCGGTGGACGTGCTGGACATAGCCGGCAACCCTGCTGGCAACTGGTTCGATATCCCGTTAGGCGGTAGCTAGCGCGGCTCGTTTCCAACCGCGAACAGGATCACGCCCAGCGACGACAGGACGAAACTGCCGATGATCCCGGCGATCTGAAACTGACCGATCACCACGTCGTTTGCGAGCACGCCGGCGTTCGAGCCGAAGCCGAGCACGTCCGCCAAGCCGCAAATCGCGGCAAACACGATACCGGTCAGCGCAAGCCGGCTGCCGACCTGCTGTGTGAGATTGCTCTGGATCTTCGGGAAGTAGGTGAACTTGACGTAGATCAGCGCGCCGAACGTCATCAGCGACCAGCCGATCAACATGGCCGCCAACTGAACGACACCGACGTTCAGCGTCGGCGCGCGCCCCGTGATGCCGGGGAACAGCCCCATGACGAGCACTAGAAGCCCCAGCGCGCCCAGCGCGATCCCAAACTGCGCGACCCGGTCCAATGTCTTCGCCTCACAGGCCCAGATGACGCGCGACGCGAAGAATGCCGATAATCGATTTGCCGTCGTGCAGCATGCCACTCTGTGCTTGTTCCAACGCGTCCCGTAATGGCATTCGGCTGACCTCGATAAACTCGTCGTGGTCGGCCGGCAGCGGAGAGTGTTCGAGGTCGGTCGCCATGAATAGGTGAATCAGCTCGGTTGTGTAGCCGGGAGCGGCGAAGAACGACCCCATCGGCGTCAAAGAGCGCGGGATGTAGCCGATTTCCTCCTGAAGCTCGCGCCGCGCGCATTCCGCCGGGTCCTCGCCCGGATGCAGCGTGCCGGCCGGAATCTCGATCAGTACGTGATCGGCCGCGGTGCGATACTGTGATACGAGGATGACGTTGCCGTCCACATCGATCGGGACAACCGCCACTGCGCCGGGATGGCGCACGATCTCGCGCTTGGCCGCGTTACCGTCCGGCAGCGTGACGTCGACAATGTCCAACGTCACAACCCGGCCCTCGTAGATCCTTTTCGAGGCCGTCAGCGTCTCTTTCATGCCGCCCCCTTTACTGTAGGCGCAGCGTCGAGTTGAAGTAGATCAAATCCGGGTTGACGATCCCGTTCAGCGATTGAATGTCCCGGATCAGAACGTTACAGCGCAGCGAAATGGCGAACAGCGTGTCGTACTGCTCGACCACGATCGACGGGCCGCACGTGCTGCCCGTTGTTCCGACGCCCGAGCCGGTTCCCGTTCCGGGGAAGGAGCCGCTTTCGGTGCTGCCGGTCCCGGTGCTGGGGACCGTACCCGGAGCGGGTTGTCCGACACCACAGTTCGGAATGCGGATTTCCTGCCCGACACGAATCAGAGCCGGGTTGGCAATACCGTTGTAGTTCGCCAGCGTGATGTACGACATGTTGTACTGCAAGCCAATGCGGAACAGGTTCTGCCCTGCGGCCACAATGTGCACGCAGTCGCCGGTGCCGCCCGTCTGGAATGTCGGCGTGAAGGTCGGGAACACCGCGAACGTCGGGTCGAGCGTCGGGCTGAGCGTGGGAAGTTGGAAATCGATCTCGGCCTGCGCGGTCTGCGTCAGGGGGATTCCGGTCGCTGCCGCGACGGTCAGCGTGACTTCGAGAATGATCGGGTCGATGGTCGCCTCGACCACCTGCGCGATCGCCGTGAGCTGTGCCAGCTCGTTCGGGTCCGGCGTATTGGTGACGACGATGAACTCCGGCTCAGGCGTGGGGCCGGGCGTATGGGTCTCGGTCGGCGTCGGTGTCAGGCTGGGCAACAGCTGCGGGATCGCCGTCGGTTCGGCTGCACCTTCGCTGGCAGACAACAGACATCCTCCGGCCATCAATGCAGCGAAAATGAGGGAAGCCGCAAACGCGACAAGGCGCGCACTGAGCTGCTGCATATCGATCCACTCCCCTAGACAGCGGCTGGCAACACTTCGATTATAGTGGGTGATTCGTCGTTTGACCAACACGCGGCCTCAACCTATACTTCCGCGCATGAACCGCTACTTCTCCCTCACAGCAATCTTAATGCTTGCGGCCGCGGGCTGTGACGTCGCGTTCGGTCCCGAGCCCACCGCAACGCCTACGCCCGCGTTTCCCGAACTTGCCCCAAGCCCGACCATTGACATCCACCCGCCGACCGAGATCGCAGACGACGGCGCGCTAATCCTTGAAGGTGTCACCAACCCGACGGCGGCGGCCCTCCCTGCCGACTCGGCCTTCCTGCCCGCGATGCCGACGCCCGACCTGAGCAATCGCCCGATCTTGATTGAAACGATGCTGCCGTCCGGCACGAGGGTCGATGGTGAAGTGTGGCTGCCCGGTGGCCGCGCGCCGGGCGTCGTGCTGTTCGGCGCGACGTTTGAACAGTGGGCGGGCTTTCCATCACAGCTGCGGCAGGCCGGCTATTCGGTGGTTGTGTTCCAGTGGTCGCGCAGCATCACTCCGGATGACTTCACCATGCTGCTGAATTCAGCGGCGCTTCAACCGGGTGTCGACCCCGCACGCTTGATCTTGATCGGCGCGGAAGCTGGCGCAGACTCCGCGCTTGCAGCTTGCGCCGCAGACGGCCGGTGTCTGGGTTCGGTTCTGCTCAGCCCGCAGGGTTCGGACGATCCCCAAGCCGTGATGGACGCGTACAACCCGCGGCCCATCCTGCTCACGGCCAGCGAAGTCGACTCGGCATCGCTGCGCACGGCGAACACACTGCGTCAGCTCGCGACCGGATCGGCACTCCTTCAGCCGTTTGAAGACGCCGGGCGCGGTACGCAAATCTTGTTCAACCGCCCCGACATGGTTACGCTCATCGTCGACTACTTGGCGACCGTCACAGGATCCACGCGATGACACACGACATCCCCGCGCCAGAGGGCTACCGATACCTGACGGTGATCCCCATCCGCTACGGCGACATGGACACGCTCGGCCACGTCAACAATGCCAAGTTCCTGACCTACCTCGAACAGGCGCGTGTCGGGTACTTCCGCGATCAGAAGCTGTGGGACGGCAGCCTGTCGGAGCGCGGCATGATCATCGCCCGCGCCGAGATCGACTTCCGCGCGCCGATGACGCTCGATGATCGCGAGGCCTATGTCTGGACACGTGTGAGCAGGCTTGGCAACAAGAGTTTCGACATGACGCATGTGATCACCGTCATGCGCGAGGGACAGCCGGTCGTGACCGCCGACTCGCGTACCGTCGTTGTCGTGTTCGATTACACGGCGAACGCCACGGTCACTATGCCTGACGCGTGGCGTTCGCTGCTGCTTGCGTATGAGCCGCTGCTGGGCGGACCCAGCTCCGGCTAGTAGTACAGCTCGAAGTTGTAGCCGCCGCTCGGATTGTTCAACGTACCGCTGCCGTCCACACCGATGTTGGCGACGACATAGGCGCGCTGCGTGCCGGTCAGCCCGCGCGGAAGCTGCGAGTACGGCACGTGCATCCAGTAGTCCGTCCACGCGCTGGAGTCATAGCTTGGCGTCACCACTTCCTGTACCGTAAGTCCGCCTGAAGGGTCGCAGTAGTAGGTGTCGCTTCCGCACGGGATCGGTGTGCCGTCCGCCCAGAAGAAGAACAGCGCAACGCGCACCGGAACGCCCCGATGGCCCTCGGCCTCAAAATCGACGTAGGTCTTGATGCCTTGCTCGGAACTGCGGTCGCCGCCGACGTCGAACTCCATGCGCGTGATCGTGATCGAGAAGTCGCTCTGCGTGTTGGTCGTTGGTCCGCGCGAACCCATGGTGATCGTCACCGGCGCCGGTGAACTCGGATTGGTCAGCGTCGTTCCGTTGTTCGGGCCCACGTTGGCGACGACCTGAAAATTGACCGTCCCGGTGAAAGAGTCCGGCAATCCGATGTACGGAATCCAGAACCAGTAATCGTCCCAGATCGTGTCGTCAAACGACGGTGTCAGGACGGACTGCACGGTCAGGCCGCCCGACGGATCACACTCGTCTTCGGTCATGTTTTCGCACGAGATCGCCGAACCGTCGTTGTTCAGATAGAACAGGGCCGCGCGGATTTCCTGATCGCGGTAACCGACGGCTTGAATCTCGGTATGCACTTTGAACCCAAGCTCGCCGGTATCGTTGGCCGTTACGTCGTACTCG
This window contains:
- a CDS encoding NUDIX hydrolase, translated to MKETLTASKRIYEGRVVTLDIVDVTLPDGNAAKREIVRHPGAVAVVPIDVDGNVILVSQYRTAADHVLIEIPAGTLHPGEDPAECARRELQEEIGYIPRSLTPMGSFFAAPGYTTELIHLFMATDLEHSPLPADHDEFIEVSRMPLRDALEQAQSGMLHDGKSIIGILRVARHLGL
- a CDS encoding LysM peptidoglycan-binding domain-containing protein produces the protein MQQLSARLVAFAASLIFAALMAGGCLLSASEGAAEPTAIPQLLPSLTPTPTETHTPGPTPEPEFIVVTNTPDPNELAQLTAIAQVVEATIDPIILEVTLTVAAATGIPLTQTAQAEIDFQLPTLSPTLDPTFAVFPTFTPTFQTGGTGDCVHIVAAGQNLFRIGLQYNMSYITLANYNGIANPALIRVGQEIRIPNCGVGQPAPGTVPSTGTGSTESGSFPGTGTGSGVGTTGSTCGPSIVVEQYDTLFAISLRCNVLIRDIQSLNGIVNPDLIYFNSTLRLQ
- a CDS encoding metal-dependent transcriptional regulator is translated as MSLTSAMQDYLAEAYRLANYQGEQQPVTTSALAEVLGVSAPAVTRMVQRLKEAGYLDHEPYRGVALTSDGEREALKSIRRHRLVERFLTDIMAFGWHEVHDAADSLGAVVSETVVERMAELAGHPVRCPHGEPIPTADGVMPIVRDFPLTEAAPDVPLKVSRVNSHDEDKLRYLDTLGLRTGADFKLVERAPFNGPLKLLIHGDTHFIGHELARVLRVCLPEDFDLA
- a CDS encoding acyl-CoA thioesterase — protein: MTHDIPAPEGYRYLTVIPIRYGDMDTLGHVNNAKFLTYLEQARVGYFRDQKLWDGSLSERGMIIARAEIDFRAPMTLDDREAYVWTRVSRLGNKSFDMTHVITVMREGQPVVTADSRTVVVVFDYTANATVTMPDAWRSLLLAYEPLLGGPSSG